A genome region from Blautia coccoides includes the following:
- a CDS encoding metal-sensing transcriptional repressor yields the protein MQADRGKINRLLKTARGQIDGILKMVEEDRYCIDISQQLMATEAILNKANKEILTAHLKNCIRNADTDEEREEKVDELVAMLGKIL from the coding sequence ATGCAGGCAGACAGAGGGAAGATCAATCGTCTTTTGAAGACAGCACGGGGACAGATTGACGGGATTTTGAAGATGGTGGAGGAAGACCGGTATTGTATTGACATTTCCCAGCAGCTTATGGCAACGGAAGCCATTTTGAATAAAGCAAATAAGGAGATTCTCACAGCTCATTTAAAAAATTGTATCAGAAATGCGGATACGGATGAGGAAAGAGAAGAAAAGGTGGATGAACTTGTGGCAATGCTGGGTAAAATATTGTAA
- a CDS encoding DUF3793 family protein → MLERYLVEHCSPTLASIKTANLFNMPYKSWEELEEQLTSLTQQFAAKGISFSVVRRREGTALIYVYRRQKLKEDLARPGTAEFLKEYGYVDIDTDQAIRRLRMRLEEGENFPHEIGLFLGYPLGDVKGFIENAGKNSKCAGCWKVYCNECETMKLFEKFRKCREIYLRLWQQGKPVWKLAVAA, encoded by the coding sequence ATGCTGGAACGTTATCTGGTAGAACATTGTTCACCCACACTGGCATCTATCAAGACAGCAAATCTTTTTAATATGCCATACAAGTCCTGGGAAGAACTGGAGGAGCAGCTTACAAGTCTGACGCAGCAGTTTGCGGCAAAGGGGATATCCTTTTCCGTAGTGAGAAGACGGGAAGGCACGGCATTGATTTATGTGTACAGAAGGCAGAAGCTGAAAGAGGATCTGGCAAGACCCGGTACGGCAGAATTTTTAAAAGAATACGGATATGTGGATATTGACACTGACCAGGCGATCAGACGACTGCGCATGCGGCTTGAGGAGGGTGAGAACTTCCCTCACGAAATAGGCCTGTTTCTGGGATATCCTTTAGGAGATGTAAAAGGATTTATTGAAAACGCAGGAAAAAACAGTAAATGTGCAGGATGTTGGAAAGTGTACTGCAACGAATGCGAGACCATGAAGCTGTTTGAGAAATTCCGGAAATGCAGGGAAATTTACCTTCGGTTGTGGCAGCAGGGAAAACCCGTCTGGAAACTGGCAGTGGCGGCATGA
- a CDS encoding heavy metal translocating P-type ATPase: protein MKQKFDVTGMTCSACSSRVEKCVRKLPGTKDVSVNLLTNSMQVDFDESALSVQEIENAVEQAGYGAAAAGGQEKAGAGKAVLKAQASRTEAAKAGESPVEKHMHEMKNRMILSFLFLIPLMYVSMGHMAGLPLPGFLSGSENGVGFAMTQFLLCLPVVIVNRAYYTKGFSTLMHGAPNMDTLIAIGSAASLVYGIFAIYRIGYGLGVQDIALVDQYRHDLYFESAVMILAFINVGKYLEARSKGKTSEAIRKLMDMAPKTAVVERDGRQIEIPAEEAVEGDIFVVKPGSSIPADGIIIEGSTSVDEAAITGESIPVEKTVGDTVIAATMNKAGFIRFRGTKVGEDTTFSQIIRLVEEASSSKAPIAKIADKIAGIFVPVVMGIALITAVAWIIAGAAFEFALSCAIAVLVISCPCALGLATPVAIMVGTGKGAENGILIKSGEALEITHNIKSVVLDKTGTITQGKPQVTDILPGKRTETELLTVAASLEEKSEHPLAEAILERAKVEGIRADKAEDFLAVPGRGVQARINGKLYFAGSQKFAEEKGIAAEKQRQDMERLAMEGKTPLLFFDEKEILGIIAAADVVKDTSAQAIREMKKLGIEVIMLTGDNRRTAEAIKRQLDIDTVIAEVLPQDKEREVAKLQEGGRTVAMVGDGINDAPALARADVGIAIGAGTDVAIESADIVLMKSDLLDVVTAVGLSKAVIRNIKQNLFWAFFYNACGIPLAAGLLYLMFGLKLSPMFGAAAMSLSSFFVVTNALRLRFFHVLKKPAAKEQIETEGTVKQGRTLPENKEEIKMITMKIEGMMCPHCQAAVTKALNAVEGVKKTDVSLDDKAAYVEAEEDVSEDALKKAVVDAGYEVTEITMQ from the coding sequence ATGAAGCAGAAATTTGATGTGACAGGCATGACCTGTTCCGCCTGCTCGTCCCGGGTAGAAAAATGTGTCAGAAAGCTGCCCGGAACGAAGGATGTCAGCGTAAATCTGCTGACAAACAGCATGCAGGTGGATTTCGATGAGTCCGCACTGTCCGTACAGGAGATAGAAAATGCGGTGGAACAGGCAGGCTACGGCGCTGCAGCCGCAGGCGGGCAGGAAAAGGCAGGAGCCGGTAAAGCTGTTCTAAAAGCACAAGCCTCCCGTACAGAGGCGGCAAAGGCGGGAGAGTCCCCGGTGGAAAAACATATGCATGAGATGAAGAACCGGATGATCCTATCTTTTCTGTTCCTGATTCCGCTGATGTATGTGTCCATGGGACATATGGCAGGACTGCCTCTTCCGGGGTTTTTAAGCGGATCGGAGAACGGGGTGGGGTTTGCCATGACTCAGTTCCTGCTCTGCCTTCCGGTGGTGATCGTGAACCGGGCATATTATACAAAGGGATTTTCTACCCTGATGCACGGAGCACCCAATATGGATACGCTGATCGCCATTGGTTCTGCGGCATCCCTTGTTTACGGCATTTTCGCCATTTACCGCATAGGCTATGGACTTGGTGTACAGGATATAGCACTGGTGGACCAGTACAGACATGATCTGTACTTTGAGTCTGCTGTGATGATATTGGCATTTATCAATGTGGGAAAATATCTGGAGGCACGTTCCAAGGGAAAAACCAGCGAGGCCATCAGAAAACTGATGGATATGGCACCTAAAACTGCTGTGGTAGAGCGGGACGGCCGCCAGATAGAGATTCCAGCGGAGGAGGCTGTGGAAGGTGATATCTTTGTTGTAAAACCGGGAAGCAGTATTCCTGCAGACGGTATTATCATCGAGGGAAGCACCAGTGTGGATGAGGCCGCCATCACAGGGGAGAGCATTCCTGTGGAGAAGACAGTGGGAGATACCGTGATCGCGGCTACCATGAATAAGGCGGGATTTATCCGTTTCCGGGGAACAAAAGTTGGGGAGGACACCACCTTTTCCCAGATCATCCGCCTGGTGGAGGAAGCCAGTTCCAGCAAGGCACCCATTGCCAAGATCGCAGATAAGATAGCAGGTATTTTCGTGCCGGTAGTCATGGGGATCGCTCTGATCACGGCAGTGGCCTGGATCATAGCGGGAGCGGCTTTTGAATTTGCGCTCTCCTGTGCCATTGCGGTGCTGGTCATCTCCTGTCCCTGTGCGCTGGGACTTGCAACTCCAGTAGCCATCATGGTGGGAACCGGAAAAGGCGCGGAGAACGGAATCCTCATCAAGTCAGGGGAAGCCCTGGAGATCACACATAATATAAAGAGTGTTGTGCTTGATAAGACAGGTACGATCACCCAGGGAAAACCGCAGGTGACAGATATCCTTCCGGGAAAGCGGACGGAAACAGAACTGCTCACAGTGGCGGCTTCCCTGGAGGAGAAAAGTGAACATCCTCTGGCAGAGGCAATTCTGGAGAGGGCAAAGGTAGAGGGGATAAGAGCTGACAAAGCAGAGGATTTCCTTGCTGTGCCGGGACGCGGCGTGCAGGCCCGAATAAACGGAAAACTGTACTTTGCGGGAAGTCAGAAGTTTGCGGAGGAAAAAGGGATTGCCGCAGAAAAACAGAGACAGGATATGGAGCGTCTGGCCATGGAGGGTAAGACCCCGCTTCTGTTCTTTGATGAGAAGGAAATCCTGGGCATTATAGCCGCAGCCGATGTGGTGAAGGATACAAGCGCCCAGGCTATTCGGGAAATGAAGAAGCTGGGCATAGAAGTCATCATGCTCACAGGTGACAACAGAAGAACTGCCGAGGCGATCAAAAGGCAGTTGGATATAGATACCGTCATTGCTGAGGTGCTGCCTCAGGACAAGGAGCGGGAAGTGGCAAAGTTGCAGGAGGGCGGAAGAACTGTCGCTATGGTAGGCGACGGCATCAACGATGCGCCTGCTCTTGCCAGAGCCGATGTGGGGATCGCCATTGGTGCAGGTACGGATGTGGCTATTGAGAGTGCGGATATCGTGCTGATGAAGAGTGACCTTCTGGATGTAGTCACAGCAGTAGGCCTGAGCAAAGCGGTCATCCGCAATATTAAACAGAATCTGTTCTGGGCATTTTTCTATAACGCCTGTGGAATTCCCCTGGCGGCGGGGCTTCTGTACCTCATGTTCGGCTTAAAGCTAAGCCCTATGTTCGGCGCGGCAGCCATGAGTCTCAGCAGCTTTTTTGTTGTGACCAATGCCCTGCGGCTTCGCTTCTTTCACGTACTGAAGAAGCCTGCGGCAAAGGAACAGATAGAAACTGAAGGTACTGTAAAACAAGGCAGAACACTGCCGGAAAATAAGGAGGAAATAAAAATGATCACAATGAAGATTGAAGGAATGATGTGCCCCCACTGCCAGGCAGCAGTGACAAAAGCGCTGAATGCCGTGGAGGGTGTGAAAAAGACAGACGTAAGCCTGGATGACAAGGCAGCATATGTGGAAGCAGAGGAGGATGTATCTGAAGATGCGCTGAAAAAGGCTGTTGTGGATGCTGGATATGAAGTGACAGAAATAACAATGCAATAA
- a CDS encoding ZIP family metal transporter produces the protein MNTFLGILIPFAGTTLGAACVFFLKNEIKPLVQKMLLGFASGVMIAASVWSLLIPSMDMSENMGKLAFIPAAVGFGLGVFFLLLMDRLIPHLHLGGSEPEGKKCSLKKNTMLVLAVTLHNIPEGMAVGVVFAGMLAKNSDISMMGAFALSIGIAIQNFPEGAIISLPLKSEGNTRMRAFVMGTLSGIVEPIGAFLTILLASYITPVLPYLLSFAAGAMVYVVVEELIPEASEGEHSNIATIGFAVGFVVMMILDVALG, from the coding sequence ATGAATACATTTCTGGGGATTTTAATTCCCTTTGCGGGAACTACACTGGGGGCAGCCTGTGTGTTTTTCCTGAAAAATGAGATCAAGCCTTTGGTGCAGAAAATGCTTTTGGGATTTGCGTCAGGTGTTATGATAGCCGCTTCCGTGTGGTCGCTGCTCATCCCATCCATGGATATGTCAGAGAACATGGGAAAACTGGCCTTTATCCCGGCCGCAGTGGGTTTTGGACTTGGAGTGTTCTTTTTGCTTCTGATGGACCGTCTGATTCCCCATCTGCATTTAGGCGGCAGCGAACCGGAGGGAAAAAAGTGCAGTCTGAAGAAAAATACCATGCTGGTCCTGGCTGTAACGCTTCATAATATACCGGAGGGCATGGCCGTCGGTGTGGTGTTTGCAGGTATGCTGGCGAAGAATTCCGATATCAGTATGATGGGCGCATTTGCCCTTTCCATCGGTATTGCCATCCAGAATTTCCCTGAGGGTGCTATCATCTCCCTTCCGCTGAAAAGTGAGGGAAATACAAGGATGCGGGCTTTTGTCATGGGAACCCTTTCGGGGATCGTGGAGCCTATTGGGGCGTTTCTGACAATCCTTCTGGCTTCCTATATCACTCCGGTCCTTCCATATCTGCTGTCTTTTGCGGCGGGAGCCATGGTGTATGTGGTGGTGGAAGAGCTGATACCGGAGGCCAGTGAGGGAGAGCATTCCAACATTGCGACCATTGGTTTTGCCGTTGGATTTGTGGTGATGATGATTTTAGATGTAGCACTAGGATAA
- the ispF gene encoding 2-C-methyl-D-erythritol 2,4-cyclodiphosphate synthase produces MRVGMGYDVHKLVEGRDLILGGVNIPWEKGLLGHSDADVLLHAIMDALLGAAALGDIGRHFPDTDPEYKGISSMKLLAHVGTLLEENMYVVNNIDATIIAQKPKMMPHIEHMVKNVAEVLHLEENQVNIKATTEEGLGFTGTGEGISAQAVCALTDARDLMVDDRTGGGCGGCCQRQ; encoded by the coding sequence ATACGTGTAGGTATGGGGTATGATGTACACAAACTGGTGGAGGGAAGGGATCTGATACTGGGGGGAGTGAATATCCCCTGGGAGAAAGGCCTTCTGGGACATTCCGACGCGGATGTGCTTCTGCATGCCATTATGGATGCGCTTTTGGGGGCAGCAGCGCTTGGCGATATCGGAAGACATTTCCCGGACACAGATCCGGAATATAAGGGGATTTCCAGTATGAAGCTGCTTGCGCATGTGGGCACCCTTCTGGAAGAAAATATGTATGTCGTCAACAATATTGACGCCACCATTATTGCGCAGAAACCCAAAATGATGCCCCACATTGAGCATATGGTAAAAAATGTAGCAGAGGTCCTGCATTTGGAGGAAAACCAGGTCAATATCAAAGCAACCACAGAGGAAGGGCTTGGCTTTACCGGCACAGGTGAGGGGATTTCCGCTCAGGCTGTCTGCGCGCTTACAGATGCCAGGGATCTTATGGTGGATGACCGCACAGGCGGAGGCTGCGGCGGGTGCTGCCAGAGACAGTAA
- a CDS encoding DUF1648 domain-containing protein, which translates to MKIKLPVTLYQRILGILSFLFLMGQFICLILRWNHMPDEIPIHFGLNGRVDAYGTKGSVLLLPVISILIYLLILFVEKFPELWNVPGHVTPENMGWIYGNVKSMLASTKLGVCFIFFYINYCTVFSRNLGAWFMPVSLLYLSGSMAFFLWRAVHFK; encoded by the coding sequence ATGAAGATCAAATTACCTGTTACGCTTTACCAGCGTATTCTCGGCATATTGTCGTTTTTGTTCCTGATGGGACAATTTATATGTCTCATACTTCGGTGGAATCACATGCCTGATGAGATTCCCATCCATTTCGGACTGAATGGCCGGGTGGATGCTTATGGTACCAAGGGGAGCGTACTGTTACTGCCTGTCATAAGTATTCTGATCTATCTCCTGATCCTATTTGTAGAAAAATTCCCTGAACTCTGGAATGTCCCCGGACACGTGACACCTGAGAATATGGGGTGGATCTATGGAAACGTGAAAAGTATGCTGGCCTCCACAAAGTTAGGCGTCTGTTTTATATTCTTTTATATCAATTACTGTACTGTATTTAGCCGTAATCTGGGTGCCTGGTTCATGCCTGTCTCTCTGCTCTATCTTTCTGGCTCCATGGCTTTCTTTCTCTGGAGGGCAGTACACTTTAAATGA
- a CDS encoding MBL fold metallo-hydrolase produces MKLTMLGTGHATVTKCYNTCFALTEGGQHFLVDAGGGNGILGRLKAADISITDIHDIFVTHEHVDHLLGVVWMIRMIGTAVEQGKYNGELRIYCHEELKKILTTITEMTIQKKVTRHLGERIRFVTVEHGGRAEILGCETVFFDIFSTKAKQFGFTLKTKEGVRLTCAGDEPYNEKDEVFIKGSDWLMHEAFCLYSQRDVFKPYEKHHSTVKDACVTAGELEVPNLILYHTEDRNLAHRKRLYTEEGEAYYSGNLFVPEDLECFEL; encoded by the coding sequence ATGAAACTTACTATGCTTGGCACCGGCCATGCTACGGTGACAAAATGTTACAATACCTGTTTTGCCCTGACGGAAGGCGGACAGCACTTTCTGGTGGATGCAGGAGGGGGAAACGGAATTCTGGGAAGACTGAAGGCGGCAGATATTTCCATCACAGATATACATGACATATTTGTGACACATGAACATGTGGATCACCTTCTCGGTGTTGTCTGGATGATACGCATGATAGGCACTGCAGTAGAACAGGGAAAGTATAATGGAGAACTGCGGATTTACTGCCACGAGGAATTGAAAAAAATCCTCACCACCATCACGGAAATGACCATTCAGAAGAAAGTGACCAGGCACCTGGGGGAACGCATCCGTTTCGTCACAGTGGAACATGGAGGACGGGCGGAAATTCTGGGCTGTGAGACGGTCTTTTTTGACATATTTTCAACAAAAGCGAAACAGTTCGGATTTACCCTGAAGACGAAAGAGGGAGTCAGGCTGACCTGTGCGGGAGACGAGCCTTATAACGAGAAGGATGAAGTATTTATAAAAGGCAGTGACTGGCTCATGCACGAGGCCTTTTGTCTCTATTCACAGAGAGATGTATTTAAACCCTATGAAAAACATCACAGCACGGTAAAGGATGCCTGCGTGACAGCCGGGGAGCTGGAGGTGCCCAATCTTATACTGTATCATACAGAGGACAGAAATTTGGCCCACAGAAAACGCCTTTATACAGAGGAGGGCGAAGCGTACTATAGCGGAAATCTTTTTGTTCCGGAAGATTTGGAGTGTTTTGAGCTATAA
- a CDS encoding DUF2804 domain-containing protein: protein MQKKLEPGELLDERGNLAQAGYALSLVKRYDRGKIRANPLRIKEWDYYLIYNPHFGVALTVDDNSYMGLMSISFLDFDHKTEQTVSPMTVFPMGKTNLPPDSVHGETKYRDKKCYFSFQAENGRRVLRAWMKDFEGHDPIRMKIILDEEPRDSMVIATPFEKEKAFYYNQKIIGMRAKGVVEFRGQRHYFEPEDSFGLLDWGRGVWTYKNTWYWSAMHGLIDGKVFGFNLGYGFGDTSAASENMLFYDGRAHKLEQVRFHIPGEKEGREKYLEPWYFTSSDDRLDLTFVPILDRKAYTSAGIILSDQHQVFGYFDGTAVLDDGRKLEIRRMLGFAEKVRNKW from the coding sequence ATGCAGAAAAAGTTGGAACCAGGGGAACTGCTGGATGAAAGGGGAAATCTGGCACAGGCAGGATATGCCCTGTCACTGGTAAAGAGATATGACAGGGGAAAGATCCGGGCCAATCCTCTCAGGATTAAGGAGTGGGATTATTATCTCATCTATAATCCTCATTTCGGAGTGGCATTGACTGTGGATGATAACAGCTATATGGGGCTTATGAGTATCTCCTTTCTGGATTTCGATCATAAGACAGAGCAGACAGTAAGCCCGATGACGGTTTTCCCCATGGGAAAGACAAATCTGCCGCCGGATTCCGTGCATGGAGAGACAAAATACCGGGATAAAAAATGTTACTTCTCCTTTCAGGCTGAAAATGGCAGACGTGTATTGAGAGCGTGGATGAAAGATTTTGAGGGCCATGATCCCATCCGGATGAAAATCATTCTGGATGAAGAACCCAGGGACAGCATGGTGATCGCCACACCTTTTGAGAAGGAAAAAGCGTTTTACTATAATCAGAAGATCATCGGCATGCGTGCAAAAGGAGTGGTAGAATTCAGAGGTCAGCGCCATTATTTTGAACCTGAGGACAGCTTCGGTCTTCTGGATTGGGGACGGGGCGTCTGGACGTACAAAAATACCTGGTATTGGAGTGCCATGCACGGTCTGATAGATGGAAAGGTATTTGGCTTTAACCTGGGTTACGGGTTTGGGGATACCTCCGCGGCATCTGAAAACATGCTTTTCTATGACGGTCGTGCCCATAAGCTTGAACAGGTCAGATTCCATATTCCCGGGGAGAAGGAAGGGCGTGAGAAGTATTTGGAACCCTGGTATTTTACCTCATCGGATGACAGACTGGATTTAACCTTCGTACCAATACTGGATCGCAAAGCGTATACTTCTGCGGGGATCATTCTCAGTGACCAGCATCAGGTGTTCGGCTATTTTGACGGCACGGCAGTCTTGGATGACGGAAGGAAACTGGAGATTCGCCGCATGCTTGGATTTGCGGAAAAAGTGAGAAATAAATGGTGA
- a CDS encoding ABC-F family ATP-binding cassette domain-containing protein: protein MSILNVEHLSHGFGDRAIFQDVSFRLLKGEHIGLVGANGEGKSTFMNIITNKLMPDEGKIEWAKNVRVGYLDQHTALVKGMTIRDVLKSAFAWLFEMEENMNSICDRMGEASEEELERMMEELGTIQDMLTMHDFYIIDSKVEEVGRALGLSDIGLDKDVTDLSGGQRTKVLLGRLLLEKPDILLLDEPTNYLDEVHIEWLKRYLQDYENAFILISHDIPFLNQVVNLIYHMDNQQLNRYVGDYDHFQEVYAVKKAQLEAAYQRQQQEISELKDFVARNKARVATRNMAMSRQKKLDKMDVIELAREKPKPEFHFLTARTPSRFVVETKELVIGYEEPLSKPLTLTVERGEKIALVGANGIGKTTLLKSILGLIPALSGKVHLGDYLEIGYFEQEMPQGNKRTCIEEIWEEFPAYTQYEVRAALAKCGLTTKHIESLVRVLSGGEQAKVRLCKILNRQTNLLLLDEPTNHLDVDAKAELKRALQEYKGTILMVCHEPEFYDGLVSKVWDCSEWTTRI, encoded by the coding sequence ATGAGTATATTAAACGTAGAACATTTGTCCCACGGCTTCGGTGACAGGGCTATTTTTCAGGATGTATCTTTCCGCCTTTTAAAGGGCGAGCATATCGGTCTTGTGGGTGCCAACGGCGAGGGAAAATCCACTTTCATGAATATTATCACCAATAAACTGATGCCGGATGAGGGAAAGATCGAGTGGGCAAAAAATGTCCGTGTGGGATATCTGGATCAGCACACCGCACTGGTAAAGGGAATGACCATCCGTGATGTGCTGAAGTCCGCATTTGCCTGGCTTTTTGAGATGGAGGAGAACATGAATTCCATCTGCGACCGCATGGGAGAGGCATCAGAGGAGGAGCTGGAACGGATGATGGAGGAACTGGGCACCATTCAGGACATGCTCACCATGCATGATTTCTACATTATAGATTCTAAAGTGGAGGAAGTGGGCAGGGCACTGGGACTTTCCGATATCGGCCTTGACAAGGATGTGACGGATCTGAGCGGCGGCCAGAGGACCAAGGTGCTCTTAGGAAGGCTGCTCCTGGAAAAACCGGACATCCTTCTGTTGGATGAGCCCACCAACTATCTGGATGAGGTGCATATAGAATGGCTGAAACGGTATCTGCAGGATTATGAAAATGCCTTCATACTGATCTCCCATGACATACCATTTCTGAACCAGGTGGTGAATCTGATCTATCATATGGATAACCAGCAGTTGAACCGGTATGTGGGGGACTATGACCATTTCCAGGAAGTCTATGCAGTAAAGAAAGCCCAGCTTGAGGCGGCATACCAGAGGCAGCAGCAGGAGATCAGTGAGCTGAAGGACTTTGTCGCGCGCAATAAAGCCCGTGTGGCTACCAGGAATATGGCCATGTCCAGACAGAAGAAGCTGGACAAGATGGATGTCATTGAGCTGGCCAGGGAAAAGCCAAAGCCGGAATTCCACTTTCTGACAGCCAGAACCCCCAGCCGCTTTGTGGTGGAGACAAAGGAACTGGTCATAGGCTATGAGGAACCCCTTTCAAAGCCCCTGACCCTTACGGTGGAGAGAGGGGAAAAGATAGCCCTTGTAGGTGCCAACGGCATCGGCAAGACCACTCTGCTGAAGAGCATTTTAGGATTGATCCCCGCGCTGTCGGGCAAAGTACATCTGGGAGATTATCTGGAGATCGGATATTTTGAACAGGAAATGCCTCAGGGCAACAAACGCACCTGTATTGAGGAGATATGGGAGGAGTTTCCTGCCTACACCCAGTATGAAGTGAGGGCAGCTCTGGCAAAATGCGGACTGACGACCAAACATATTGAGAGTCTGGTGCGTGTTTTGAGCGGCGGAGAGCAGGCAAAGGTCCGCCTCTGCAAGATCCTGAACCGGCAGACCAACCTGCTGCTCCTGGATGAGCCCACCAACCATCTGGACGTGGATGCCAAGGCGGAATTAAAGCGTGCCCTGCAGGAATATAAAGGTACGATCCTCATGGTATGCCACGAACCGGAGTTCTATGACGGCCTGGTTTCCAAGGTGTGGGACTGCTCTGAATGGACGACCAGGATCTGA
- a CDS encoding DUF2325 domain-containing protein, protein MSIVIVGGNERMVCQYQNICKCHGCKAKVFAKEKGAMKKKLGCPDLMILFTNTVSHKMVVSALQEAKKNQIPVARVHTSSAAALHNVLEEYAGKE, encoded by the coding sequence ATGAGTATTGTCATTGTAGGCGGGAATGAAAGAATGGTCTGTCAGTATCAAAATATCTGTAAATGTCATGGCTGTAAGGCCAAGGTTTTTGCAAAAGAGAAAGGTGCCATGAAAAAAAAGCTGGGCTGCCCGGATTTGATGATCCTGTTCACCAACACTGTCTCACATAAAATGGTGGTGAGTGCTCTTCAGGAGGCGAAAAAGAATCAGATCCCGGTAGCCAGGGTACACACAAGCAGTGCGGCTGCCCTGCACAATGTTTTGGAAGAGTATGCAGGAAAGGAATGA
- a CDS encoding flavodoxin — protein sequence MSKIAVVYWSGTGNTEMMAESVLEGAKSAGAEASSFTPETFSPAKMDEFDAVAFGCPSMGDEELEETEFQPLFAECEPKLKGRRIALFGSYGWGDGEWMRSWEDKCRKDGAELVSGGVICNEEPGEEEREACRKLGKILTQ from the coding sequence ATGAGTAAAATAGCGGTGGTATATTGGAGCGGAACAGGAAATACAGAGATGATGGCTGAGTCTGTGTTGGAAGGCGCCAAAAGTGCGGGGGCGGAGGCATCTTCCTTTACCCCGGAAACCTTCAGCCCGGCTAAGATGGATGAGTTTGACGCAGTGGCATTCGGATGCCCTTCCATGGGAGATGAGGAGCTGGAGGAAACAGAATTCCAGCCGTTGTTTGCTGAATGTGAGCCGAAACTGAAAGGCAGAAGAATTGCCCTCTTTGGCTCTTACGGCTGGGGTGACGGTGAATGGATGCGTTCCTGGGAGGATAAATGCAGAAAAGACGGCGCAGAACTGGTAAGCGGCGGTGTGATCTGCAATGAAGAACCCGGAGAAGAAGAAAGAGAAGCCTGCAGAAAACTGGGAAAAATACTGACTCAGTAA